The sequence GGAAGTTGGAACTCAACACCAACTTAATTATAATGTTTGCTACTGGGGACTCCTGAAATACTGAAAGCATTTTTTAGATTTGAAGTCTATACAGTTTGTAAGTACGGTATGTCACATTTTATATCCTGTGAATACACTTGTCCAAGTGTATGAGAAATGTGGTTTTTCCACATGGGTTTCAGCTGGGAAAGTCACTTCTTGAGCTGATGATGACTTTTCCCTGCTGCAAGCAGATATACTATATGCTGCTTTAAATTATTATCTGGGAGTTGTCATTATGCTGTGTGATCCATTCTAATGCAATTTAAGACCATGGCACACTGAAATGATAAAATGGACACCAgccaaaaatgtaaattaatggtTATTGCAGCACACAGAATTTGAGATGGAAGTTACAGCAGTTATTAAACTCATAAATGATATGTATACCATATATAAAACAACCAATATATAGATATgaaggccctgcccccaaacccTGAAAACTCTGAGAGATGAGGTAACCTTCCATCACTACCTTTCCCCTTCCTGTGAAGGAGATTAGCTCGAGCATATGGTCTAAAGAAGCATTCTGGTCTTTGTCCTCACATCAAAAATCCCTGTCACAGGCAGAAACGTTCCACTCCATGGTAGGGTGGGCATGGTAGAATAATGACAGTATTATTGATCTGTTAAGGTGcagtttatttcatattttttaaatgtagctaaTCATACTTGCACCTCTGACACTTTGCTTTCTGTCTATTTGTActagtcttgtctatttagattgtaagctctttagtggTAGTGgggtgaacttttttttttttttagtgttcttGTTTCCATAGCACCTAGCATGACAGAGCCCTGAGTTTGATTGGGACCTATTAGTGTTAccattatataaaaaaataactaTAGGTAGCACCATAAGTGCTAATGACAGATGGgatctctcgctctctctcattTTCAAGGGCAAAAGATCAGTAATTTTCATAACTCAAATTCATAGTTACCAGGCAAAGAACACCTCTGACCCCTTCTGGTCTCTCTGATTGCACGCCTTTAGGTCTCAGGCTGCTAGCTGTTAAATGACTCTTGGGGAGGAATCACACAATTCCCCCACTCTCAGACTGGACCCTGTGTTGCAATCCCTTGGTACTAACCATGTTTTacctcagcaggtctgacttatgtccagaccctgcagttctgttccctcCAGGACAGTGGCAGTGATAGTCAGTGACCTAACATCCTCCTTAAAgcaaagtgttatttatttagaaccaaagcatttaagagaaaacacacacacacacacaaaaacaatagAGACTGAACTAATCTAGCTTTTCCATAAGGTTTACCTTTCCCTGGATTTGGGAAGGCCCTAATTAGTCTCTCTCATGtgtgtgttagcctgtattcctGATATAGACCGCTTCTGACAAGTGACCACCCTTCTACTTTTAAGCAGtgcttttttttaactctttaatgtTCTTTCATCTCTAGCCTCCTAACTTTGGCAAAGTAAACAATTTAGTGACTGGAGACAGGATTCTTGAAGTTAATAGCTTGACCGGGGCCAGCTCCAGGTacccagctttccaagcaggtgcttggggaagcaatcagaatggggcggcagtcagTGTCCCACGGCAGCAATTTGGCGCCAGCTCCGCCACTTTTGCGGCGGCGGGAGTTCGGCGGCAACTGCTTGAAGCAccaaattggtagagccgcccctgagCTTGACCCATTGCCCTTCAAGTGTGTGTTGGGAAGTCCTTATCTAGATCTATTGTGTTgctttcctgtttgctttttccATAGCGTCCTCTTAAGTTAGATCAATACAGTCATGCAAGAAATGCTAATGACCCAATATTCCATCATTTCCCCTCACTGACCAGGTCACATAAAATGATGACCTCGCAGGATTCATAGCCATTCCACATCCATCACAACTTCCTTGTCTCCACTTCACCTCTGACTTGCAATAATCAAATAGCAAACATTGTGGAGTGTCATGACCCATAGGTGAGTTCTTCGGATGGGGAACTGATGTACAGagacactaagtgacttgcccaaagtcacacaggaagtccctGCTGAACAGGGAAGATATCCTGAGGTCCAGGCTAGCACTGACTCCACTGGCCCATCCTCCCTCTCACAACAGGAATAGATCAGAATATGTATTCTCATATTACAGCATCAGAATAACAGAAAACAAGAAATATGCTGAGAGCAAATTTCATTTTTATAAGATTCTGTGTTTGTGTATTGCTAGAGTATGTTATTAGtatgtgttagggggcttattccttcacccacttacttcccggtccttctcgcatgaacacagagcaacaatacccgaagtccaaaggtgcaaacaattcaatgtttattggggtgaacttccagcaagaatgacttcagtttccttccttagtgtcctccTTCCCAGTTCTGACACCAGAGCCTtatacctgtgtccctgttcccattcctgcccttagccaaacatgattccaatttacCCACTcgcttcctgattgactgcagactatatagtaaaacttgagttctgcttagctataccttaaccaatcattttactggaatttaactaaccaatcctaacatattgtaacatgattatttaaccaattatatcccgccaccttaattagtttgcacccagcaaaattaattatacagctgaCAGAAActatcacagaaccagacagagattatatagACAAACAAGAGGGatatggggactacaatgatagaacacagaaatgaggatttcacatcccagctataaagacataagggtttcccagctgtgtctattgataagtgagttcttgccacacaggatgctatcaaactaagtttccttttacatcttctaggcacttccctttctctggaggtgattagcattatcaggacaggattgtattcctaaaaGCCCAATatcaccttatttcaatgtgactagtttggattGTGAGGattgaccggtcgcttcccagcttatggctgcctctactGCCttgccaaagatcttagcctaagaacaggacctcagactgtcacagtaagagaaggatcttacactggcagacagtgattttgattctctcttttatacctctaactagccaagcaataagaatacacctaaattcttagagtataggcctttacagacaggcctgaatatctatatcctaacactatGTGTTTATAAATATATGTTCCTTCACACTAGATGGATTGAATCCTTTAAACAGACATAGTCCTACTGAGTTGTAATCAGATCTGAGCAGACTGTAACAAGGGACACTAGTCGGGTATTATTTCGAGTGACTGTTGACGGCTGGAAAGGCTCCAAAGACCAGACTTCCTTCTTCTGGCAAAGAAGCAGCATTGGAATACATACTGAGAAACACTGTGGTTTTAATTCCAGTCCTGTTTAGCAAGCTGAAGACACACAGTACATTTGGACCACATAATAAATTGGAAATCTTCTTCTTTGAAAAAGATCGGAGCAAGAAGAATCTGTATATGGTTGAAGTGGGGATCATAAGCTAttaattaatattgattttattaTATCACTGAAAGGCCCAATTTGGAGATCAAGGATCCATTATGCAAGGTATTGCACGCACACACATGTAACAAAAACATGGTCCCAACCTCAAAGATCTTAAATGAAGTAGttataaatcatatttttaatcCCACAAATATGTATGACTCCtcagaggaaaaaacaacaacttaaCATGAAATTTTGCATAGAAAAGGATATATTGGTATTTTATTACTtatggtttttcttttaattgtttattacaagtattttaaTTGCTattgaaatggaaatatttctaaactctaaatgctttgaaaatctcctcctcaTATCATGGGTTTTAATCTACATAATGCTttctgaaaactcatggaaaaAACAATGCAGTGCAATCTTTGATTCAGCAAGAAGCTAGGCTGATGTTCTGTGAAGGAAGTGGAAGATCGGGGATATGCATATCCCCGAACATTCTGGTTACATTCACAGCCGCTCTCACCTTTATCAATGAGGTGCAATTCTCACATtatcagaatttgatttttatttttttatcattttgatggataatattgattttttgttttaaagctttatttttatcaatttcaaTTTTCACAGCTGTGTGAAATTATGGAGGGATCAGACCATAATTACTTAATGACAGTGGATGTTGAGAGTCAAAAAATTAAAGGTTTATaatcattaaaatacaaattgtcgaCATCACATGTCAATATATATACAAAGTATATATCCCTAAATGAAACTAAGCTCTCAAGCAttcttcttactttgcctatccaCAAATTTTGGTTATtatggatggaaatatttttcatcagtttgtatgCACAATGAAATTGATGTTTGTTGACATTTACTTGGTTAATTATAAATATTCCAGCTGGATAAGCCTACAAATGTGTCACTGaacagtcagattttttttctctgaaatattGAATTTCTGGGGCCAATTGAAAAATAAGGGGGATGGAAGCCTCAAATGATATGGAATTCATTTATTAAATGTATATGgctatttttaaactaaatatagTGAACACTAAACTTTGTCTGATGGAGAAACGTAGCTTTAAACAATCTTGAAGATTACATCAGATAgttgaaaaaataataaactgtaCAACTTGAAGTGTCAGCATGTTATTTTTAGTTTGTGTATAGTTTCATAAACAGCTGTCATAATGAATCATATTGTTGTAGTTGATTTTCCCTTGTTAATGCAGTCCTCTCAGATTTTGCAGTTTCTGACAGGCTGTTACTTCAATGGatagtgtggtggtggtggtggtgtttttccaTGTTATAACAATCAATCTTTTGGCAGCACCAATTGCCCTTAAAGGTTTTTTCGTTATGATTAAGAACCCAGAGTACAATTGTCCGCTAGAAAGATTTCCTCACCACTTATAGATGCATATGTATATTAAATTAGGTTGACCCTTATGCCCCATTCATCCCCAAATCAATAATACATGTACAAGCATTCTTAGATTATGACAAATTATATTTCTCAGATCCAGTATAGATACTTATAAGAGTTGATTCTTTTAAATCTGGAAGACATCTAGCAAATTTtatataaagggcctgatcctgcaagccatTGACTTCTATAGGAATTCTATGCAGGGAGGGCTTGATGGATCATGCCCAATATTTTGTATTCCAATGCTCTGCCTTTTTGAatctgtgatgctggcaaaccaggtgccaatCTGTTTCACATGTATATTAATATGGTTAAGTATGGATATTGTATGGATATTGAAGTGAacttataacaatgtgtttagatcttaaaaacataagaacggccatactgggacagaccaaaggtccatctagttcagtatcctgtcttccaacagtggccaacaccTGGTACTTCatagtgaatgaacagaacaggttatcaccACATGATCTATCCTGCGTTGCccattaccagcttctggcaaacagagtaggaacacttcagagcatggttttgctaCCCTGTCTGTCCTGGCTAATAATCACTGCTGGATCTATCAATCTCCATGTGACTCCATGGACCTGTATTATGTGTTGCAAGAGCCCCTTCCATGAAGGATAAGGGTAATCCACAGAGCAAGCATAATCAAGGGCATCTAATATGAGAGAGCCATTGGAATTGTGTTAAATAGCAGGAAGGAGGATACAGAGCAACCATGAAGACATGGGCATCAGCAGAGTGTTTGTTCTCCTGCAGATCCTGGTGAACCTGTGGGATTTGATGATGGCTCAAAGCTCCTTCAACAGAGACACAAAACTATGTACCCACCAGAGTGATGTGTATCACATTCCAGGGTGCTATCCAGACCAacaaggggttgtgtcaccacttaTCTTGCAAACCTGGGTGCCTCCCCATGCTTTGCTGCTTTAGCTCTTAACCTGAGCCCCACACGAACAGCATACAGAACACACtcttgagtgtctgtgtatagccacaGCCTGCCACCAACACTCCAGtaacactctggcttccaccatcTTTAGTTACTACTTCCTGGATGACCCTAAAACACACTCagtcccaatttaaaaaaaaaaaaaagttcttcactgtccagccctctcctggaccgTTCAGATATTACAGGACCATATCCACCAGTTTGCAGTTTAACTGAAGTTGCCCAACccgttcagtttaaacacaacactgatttgtttttattgaagaataaaacaaattttagtTAACTATCAATAGACAGATTTTATGTGAATACAAGTATAAGGCATCAAAGTCAGAAAtcgttacaaaagaaaataaagataaaacacttcctaGTAACTTAAACCTTAACAAACTACACTGGGTTTAAGTAAAATACTTAACACATGTTGCCAGCAACAAGGCTGACCAAATTTTCAGGCCAGAAACCCTCCCAAAGTCAAAAGGCTGGTTCTTTCATCTCCTTAGAGGAGAAAGagcatgagagagaaagagagggagaaaaagaggaaATACCCGAGATATTTTTgctcctcacttttatagtccagtactttttgaaatacattttcctgGGGGTTACCCTTGGGTAAAGTTCCTTCCTTTTGACAAAGAGTttcatggtgaaagaggttccatatTGTTGCTGGTTAAGTGTAGCTTGTTCTGTTCTTGCCCCCTTCCATTGCCAAAGAATAGACTGATAAGTAATTGCCAATCAattttgatgacacctggctagaggtaACAGCTTGTCCACTGTCTTTCAAAAACAGGCTTACCCTCTTCCCAggcttgtctggtaaacacatttcagtcacaATTTCAGCTGATGTTCATGACATtatatataatgttgctacacacatttcactATGGTATTATTGATCAGTAaaatattagttttcaaatgatttcTCACaagagattattacaatagtgggGGATGTGAATACAGAGCAGCACTCAGCCCTTTCCTATGATTGTTTGCCCAGGAGAGAACAATCCAGCCCCTTGTTATTTATTTGCTTATTCAGCAGCCTTTTGAAATAGTATGTCATAATGTTACACATATTAGTAACATTATGATATACTAAGTGACTTGGGAGATTTTGATTTAGTATCCTTGGAACCGTCCTAAAACAATTTTGTAGCTTGGGGATACTTTCTGAATTGATATTTTGCCCACATAACATAATCTCTAGAGATGCACATGGTAAATCATTAATGTCATGGAGGATAAACTATTTAACTGGCAAAGGTCCTTATATCGTCAAAATAATCTGAACTTCAGATTAGAGTTCACATTTAAGGATGCCTCAACTGCAGTTACAGACATCTCACAAACTTCTGAGTGCCTGGACTGTAGTGGACATGCTATGACTGAAAGATACATGCTTCAgtagtaaaagaaaataaagttctcAAACAAGGGAAAGAGATGACAACTTATTGGATACAAAACACGTCCCTTAAATTTCTCATGTGTTATTGTCATAACGTTGTAAACTGAATAGTGACTTGAGAGGAGTAtgtttctgaaacaaacaaacaaggtcTAGTGATGATAACTAGTTTGCATCTTTGGTAATTATAGGGACAGCCCAGGTGGTCATAGCAggatctggggcaggggtgggcaaactatggcctacAGGCCACAGCcggcccgtgggactgtcctgcccagcccctgagctcctggccagggatgctagcccccggcccctccccctcccctgcagccatacCACCATGCGAGCAGCGCGGcttgcacctgcccacctcccaggctttccaataagaggcatagagcagggggaggggggtgttagatagggggtagggtcccgggagggggcagtcaggggacgggggggggggttggagaggggatggggtcctggggaggcagttagggatggggcagtcaggggacaaggagtgtgtgtgcatgggggggttggatgggtccgggatcccagggggcctgtcggggcgggggtgtggataggggtaggggcagtcaggggatgggggggttggatggggcagagggtcccaggagagggcggtcaggggacaaggaggaggggggtttggatgggtcaggggttctgatgggggcaggaagtgggagggggtggatgggggcgggggccaggctgcttggggaggcacagccttccctaccctgccctccataccgttttgcaaccctgatgtggccctcgggccaaaaagtttgcccacccctgatctgggCTGTGGTTCAGAGCCCATAAAAGAGATTGGGATCAAGTGGCGATAGCGGAACATGGGAGAATGGTCGGGGGCTTGAATAGGGATCGGATCTTCTGGTGATAGCAAGATGTAGGAGCGTGGTTCAGGGGTCCATATACAAATGAGAGTCCCCGGTGAAAGCGGGATCACTGGCTGTGGTCCAGGGGCCCATATTGGGCCAGGAGCCCCTGGTCATAGTGGGATCTGGGAGTATGGTTCAGGGTCCAGTCTAAGGATTGGGGCAGTGTGGTTCAGGGGCCTGTGTAGGTTTGGGAACCCCCGGTGAGAGCAGAATCGGGGGCGGGCTCAGGGGCCCGTTTAGGGATAGCCCCCTGTGATAGCGGCTCCCTGGCATGAGATCAGGCTCActccgggggggggcgggggagggaggagcaggttATTGGGAAGGGAAAGGGGCCCTTTAGAGGTGCGAGGTCCCTGTAGGAAGAGGAGCAGGTCGGGGCCAGGACGGCTGGGGAGCGCGGGTGCTCACAGGACAGCGAAACGCTCAGCACTCAGCCGACCTTGCGGCGGCCCCAATCCCGGCAGCTCTCGCTCTGCATGCTGGGAACCGTAGTTCTCTTTCCCAACGCGGCTCCCATCCAGGGTTTGACAACGCACCGCAACAAGACAGCCCGCCGGAAGCACGCGCATAGCGGCTGGGAAGGGGCCTCTTCCGCCCCACTTTCTTGAAAAGGAACCCTCCCCCTTTGACCGTTTCCGAGAGCGACGGGCAAATGAAAGGCTTTGATTCAACGACTGGCTCCGCCCTCTTTTTCCGCCGGCGCCCGGTTTCTCAGAGGAACGTTCGGATTGGTGCATTAAAGTACTCACGTGACTAATAGTAGCCAATTACTGGTGTACACTCCCCGGTCCGTCCCGAGTCTCCCTCCCCCTCTGACAagatggcagctcccagggggtggCGGTTGATATGGCAGGGCCGCTGCCGGTTGCTGCACGCCGAGCCCTCCGCGGCCCTTCAGCCTCCGTCTCCGCTCTACCCGCCCGTGGTCGCCTCCCACACGGCCAAGAGCAAGTCGGCCAAGCGCCGCCGGCTGGAGTATTTCCACCAGCAGGTGCACGAGGCGCCTTCCATCGCGGAGAAGCTGCGGCTCTACGGCCGGCTGCAGCGGCTCAAGTACGTGGTTTACCCGCAGACCTTCTCCCTGAACGCGGACCGCTGGTACCAGAGCTTCACCAAGACCGTCTTCGTGCCGGGGCTGCCTCCCGGGGGAGCGGAGCCGGCGGGGCGCGGGGGCCCGGATCTGAGCGAGCTGCGTTCCCTGGCCTGTGACGCGCTCCTGCAGGAGCATTTCTACCAGCGCAAGCGAGAGCGACCCTTCCTCTACCGAGAGCAGCAGCACGTCGCGGCCCCTTTCCTCACCCAGCTGGTCTCCTCCCTCACCGCCGCGCTGGGCAGCTGCAACCCGCTGCTCGCAGCCTCCTGCTTAGGTGGGGCGGGAGGTTGCGCGAGGGGGGTTACTGGGGATcagagggggggctggggctggttggGAGGTTAGGCCATGGAACAGCAGAGGAGATTGTGCTGAACTGCCCCTGGGTTATTGTGGGTAATGGTTACATCACTGATTgacttttaattttctttttgtgctGAGGGCTGATGTCTTTTTGCATGCTTTCCCCAAGTATACGTGGGGGTAATGGGCTGGCTTAAAAACAAAACGTgtttcatttcagatttaaaaccACAGGTTAACTTCTATTGGGAGCGCGGTGAGACTGTTGTTTGTCGAGGCTATCGAACTGGTAGAATCGATCCAGTGAGATTTCAGATAGATGACAAACCACAAATCCAGATCCGTGTGCCAAAACAGCTTCCAGAGGTATGGATGCTTTTAATACTTCTAAAAGTGAATATTGGCTAGTACTGTGTTACAGTAGCATTTAGTATGTACATGTATAACTCTAGCTTTGCTGTGATAGGCATGATACAAACATCTAGTAAGAGAGTCTCTGCTTTAAACAGTTCAcagcataaataaatttgttagtctctaaggtgccacaagtactgcttttctttttgcgaatacagactaacacggctgctactctgaaacctagcataaaTATGTTCTGTCTAAAAATCCTAACCATTGTTAtaaatgtttgcttgtttttgcttGATTTTAAATCCAACCAGTCATATCTCAGGGAAAAACTTTTGTAGAAAAACTTAATTTTCTTTATAAAGGTTCCATTGTACATATAACAATCTTATTTCATGATTTTAGTTACTATTAAAACTataaaactgagtgactgggcaacaaaatggcagatgaaattcaatgttaataaatgcaaagtaatgtacattgggaAACAAtcctaactggtttcagagtagcagctgtgttagtctgtatttgcaaaaaggaaaggagtacttgtggcaccttagagactaacaaatttatttgagcataagctttcgtgagctacagctcactttattggatgcatttggtagaaaatacagtggggagatttacacagagagagagagagagaacatgaaacaatgggttttatcatacacactgtaagccatcaccagcagcaggcggggaaggaagaaaacctttcatggtgacaagcaaggtaggctatttccagcagttaacaagaacatctgaggaacagtgggggggagaaataacatggggaaatagttttactttgtgtaatgactcatccattcccagtctctattcaagcctaagttaattgtatccagtttgcaaattaattccaattcagcagtctctcgttggagtctgttttttgaagtttttttgttgaaggatagccatcctcaggtctgtaatcgagtgccagcaatgcccctttgccatgtacattggtcaaactggacagtctctatgtaaaataataaatggacacaaatcagacgtcaagaattataacattcaaaaaccagttggagaacacttcaatctctccggtcactcgattacacaaagtaaaactatttccccatgttatttctccccgaccccaccccccactgtttctcagatgttcttgttaactgctggaaatagcccaccttgcttgtcaccatgaaaggttttcctccttcccccccgccctccccgctgctggtggctcatcttaagtgatcactctccttacagtgtgtatgataaaacccattgtttcatgttctctgtgtgtgtatataaatctccccactgaattttccaccaaatgcatccaatgatgtgagcagtagctcatgaaagcttatgctcaaataaatttgttagtctctaaggtgccacaagtacacgtacaatatgatggggtctaaattaacagCACTCAAGAAAAAGATTGTGGAGTCatggatgtctttctgaaaacatctgttttgtgtgcagtggcagtcaaaaaagctaacaatgttgaaaactattaagaaagggatagataataagacagaaaatatcataacactgtataaatccatgatatgtccacaccttgaatactgcgtgcagttttGGTTgtaccatctcaaaaaagataatttagaattggaaaaagtacagagaagggcaataaaaatgactaGGGAATATGGATAATCTGAAGAGAAATTcgaaagactgggactattcagcttagaaaagagaccactaagggggatatgacaaaggtctataaaaccatgaatgatgtggaaaaaaaatgaataaggaagtgttatttaccccttcagatgacacaaagaccCAGGAGTcgcccaattaaattaataggcagtaggctTAAAAGAAATATAAGGTAGTAActcttcacacaacgtacagtcaacctgtggaattcattgccagggaatCTTATAaaggccaaagtataactgggttcaaaaataattagataagttcatggagtgtaggtccatcaatggctattagccaagatggttagggatgcaagcccatgctctgggtgccccaTAACCTATGAGACTGGAtttcaggggatggatcactcgataaattgccccattctgttcttttccccctaaggcatctggcactggctactatCAGAAGATAGGATAGTGGGCCAGATGGACCTAtgatctgacctagtatggccattcttatgttcttgtttgAATTACACAATGTACTATGTGCTTTCCAAAGGTAGGTAGATATTGACTAAATGGTATCCAAGATGACttaggacaggtctacactacaaagtttgaCTGATGTAAAGGCACAGAGAACTCAGCTTCTACTGGCATGCTGAAATCATCCGGGCTTGTATGCTGCTAGCGTGTTTATTGTACTGGTGCCTGCAGAATTCATTGTAAAGTGGGAATGTCTCTTATCGGGGTGGAAGAAACAAGAAAATCTCTAGAAATACTCTGCAATTGTCTCCTGAACATCTCCGTGAATGTTGAGGCACTGCTCAAAAAGTAATAAGGCACATCCCACTTCAGATAAACAAAGGATTTTACGTTGGGAGAACTGTGGTCCTGTCTAGTTCAACAAGACATAGATTGAGGTATCATCTGCTTTTCCATTATTTCTTCTACCACTGTCTGACAACAGGAAACTGATCTGATGTGGACTGTGTAATTTGGActgccacactttttttttttttttttttaaatcttattttcaaacatgtttcagaggggtagctgtgttagtctgtatcctcaaaaacaacaaggagtccttgtggcaccttagagactaacaaatttatttgggcataagctttcatgggttataacccacttcatcagatgcacatgGACTTAtagcccacagaagcttatgcccaaataaatttgatggtctttaaggtgccacaaggacta is a genomic window of Dermochelys coriacea isolate rDerCor1 chromosome 5, rDerCor1.pri.v4, whole genome shotgun sequence containing:
- the MRPS30 gene encoding 39S ribosomal protein S30, mitochondrial, which translates into the protein MAAPRGWRLIWQGRCRLLHAEPSAALQPPSPLYPPVVASHTAKSKSAKRRRLEYFHQQVHEAPSIAEKLRLYGRLQRLKYVVYPQTFSLNADRWYQSFTKTVFVPGLPPGGAEPAGRGGPDLSELRSLACDALLQEHFYQRKRERPFLYREQQHVAAPFLTQLVSSLTAALGSCNPLLAASCLDLKPQVNFYWERGETVVCRGYRTGRIDPVRFQIDDKPQIQIRVPKQLPEFVPLDYSVPGEVPVVNHKPDKLPLFKRQYDNKIFIGSKVADPCSYGHTQFHLIPDKLKRERLLKANLADQTEVTYRANGIASLFAWTAAQAMYQGFWCEADVTRPFVSQAVITDGKYFAFFCYQLNTLALTVQADQNNPRKNICWGTESKPLYEAVEGNNVKGFNDEILLQLVQFLLNRPEHL